ACTAAAGCTCCGGCAGCTTTGAAAAGTATAATAATGATATTTACCATTATTCCCAGCCTTCCCGAAATCACTTTATTTTAACCCAAGCCTGACAACACTTCAATTTTCCCCTGATTTTCTTGAATCAAACTCTCCTGAAATATTATAATCAATGAATGTACTTCAGACTTATTGCAATCCCGCTTTTCCTGTTCCTGATCTCAGGCTGCGGAAACCGGAAAATTGTTTCAGATAACGTTTCCCTTTCACTACCTGCAGCAGTGCCCCCGCCGACTACAGAGGAAGTCGAAAGTGTGGATTACGGCGATACAATCGTCTTCCACATGGATGCCGATGCAGTAGTGCTCAATCCGCTGATCTGCGATGATCTCTATTCCCGGCTGGTCTGCCTCTGGATTTTCAATGGTCTGGTGAATTTAGACGAGCGGCTTGAGCTTAAACCCTCTCTGGCTGAAACCTTTGAAGTCAGCTCAGACGGGAAGCAGGCGTCTTTCCATCTCAGAAAAGACGTCAAATGGCATGACGGAGAGGAATTCACCACTGACGACGTTGTTTTCACCTATCAGAAGATCATGGACCCAGACACTCGCTCCAGACTGCGTTTCAGCTTTTCAATGGTGGATACGATCGAAGTTCAAGGTAAATTTGATTTAAAAGTCAAATACAAGCTGCCGAATCCGGACGCCATCTCCCTCTGGACTAATGCGATCGTAGCCAGACACGTCTATGACAACAGGAGCCTGGACCCGAATCTGCAGCCTGTAGGCACCGGCCCGTTCCGTTTCGTGGAATGGCTGCCACATGACCATATCCTGCTCGAAGCGAACATGCAGCATTTCAGGGGCCGTCCTTTTGTGGACCGTTTTCTGTTCAAATACGTGGCTGACTTCACCATGGCTTTCCAGATGGTTAAACAGGGCGAGATCGACATCATGGAACTTACTGCCGACCAGTATTTGAATCAGGCCGAAGAGCCTGATTTTCTGAACAAGTACACAATCCATCAATACAACACCTATTTCAATTCCCTCTGCTATAACTGCCGCAATCCACTTTTTAAAAGTCCGCGGGTCAGAAGGGCGCTTACTATGGCCATCGACCGTCAGGCGATCGTCAACGACATTTTCCATGGCTATGCCTATGTCCCTGCGCGACCCGTCTCCCCCCCATATGTAAAATACGAAAAAAAACTTGACCCCTGGCCGTATTCACCCGACACTGCCCGGAGGCTGCTCGAATCGGAAGGATGGCGGGATACAGACAATGACGGGATTCTGGAGCAGGAAGGCCGGAAATTCTCATTCGAGGTCAGCGTGGTCCATGGCACAAAAAATCGCTACCTGGCACTGGACATCGCTGCAGCCAATCTCAAAAAAATCGGAGTCATCGCAGATTGTAAGTATTACGAACTGGGGCAGTTCATGAGACTGCTGTATACAGGAAGTTTCGCAGCCATAGATACCGGATTGCTGCTGCAGGACGACCCGTATCAGTATTTCCATTCTTCCCAGATCTTCGACCTCCAGACAGGCAACACAGGCCTTAACCTGGTCGGATACCGGAACCCGGAAGTGGACAGTTTGCTGGACCTCATGCGCTCTGAGCTCAACCCGGCTGAACGGATGCGCCTGATCCAGAGATTTCACGAGCTGGTCAGCGACGATCAGCCTGCTACATTCATGTATTCAGACACGACACTGCTCGCTGTCAGCAAGCGCATCCGGGGCATAAAACCTGGACCGGACTGGATCTTCCACAACATGGAAAACTGGTATGTGCCCAGGCAGTTGCAGAAATATGTGGAAGGCAACTAGGGATAAGAATCCAGTCAGATTGACTTTACTGCCTTTTTTCGGTATAATAGAAATAGGCATACTGTAATAGTATATAAGTTACTGAAGTCTTTTTCGGCCAATGTATGGATTATGGAGGGAATATGGCTGAAAAGATTTTCTTTTTATTTATTTTTATTGTCTTGCTAAACTTCTCTTCTCAAACCGCTCAGGCTTCTGAAACA
The sequence above is drawn from the Candidatus Wallbacteria bacterium genome and encodes:
- a CDS encoding ABC transporter substrate-binding protein, which gives rise to MYFRLIAIPLFLFLISGCGNRKIVSDNVSLSLPAAVPPPTTEEVESVDYGDTIVFHMDADAVVLNPLICDDLYSRLVCLWIFNGLVNLDERLELKPSLAETFEVSSDGKQASFHLRKDVKWHDGEEFTTDDVVFTYQKIMDPDTRSRLRFSFSMVDTIEVQGKFDLKVKYKLPNPDAISLWTNAIVARHVYDNRSLDPNLQPVGTGPFRFVEWLPHDHILLEANMQHFRGRPFVDRFLFKYVADFTMAFQMVKQGEIDIMELTADQYLNQAEEPDFLNKYTIHQYNTYFNSLCYNCRNPLFKSPRVRRALTMAIDRQAIVNDIFHGYAYVPARPVSPPYVKYEKKLDPWPYSPDTARRLLESEGWRDTDNDGILEQEGRKFSFEVSVVHGTKNRYLALDIAAANLKKIGVIADCKYYELGQFMRLLYTGSFAAIDTGLLLQDDPYQYFHSSQIFDLQTGNTGLNLVGYRNPEVDSLLDLMRSELNPAERMRLIQRFHELVSDDQPATFMYSDTTLLAVSKRIRGIKPGPDWIFHNMENWYVPRQLQKYVEGN